A stretch of DNA from Brachyhypopomus gauderio isolate BG-103 chromosome 7, BGAUD_0.2, whole genome shotgun sequence:
TAACACTGGATCGAACATGTAATTATATAGAGTTGCAGGTGTTCAGGAATTTGCAAAAACCTGCAATCTAGGAAACAGATTTTCACATGAAAAAGACGGGAAATTCCAGTGTGTATGCGCTGGAATGTTCTTGCAGCATTCAGAAACAGCTGGAAATCCAACAGCCTTTTTTTCCAAATGTTTTATTGACGAACAAATCCTGAGCAGAAATAATAAACTAGACTTTATACAGAAACAGCAAACACACTCCATGTAAAATAGACAATAATTTCACAACATCAGAGGCTCCATTCCATCAGTCCTGACTACTGAATGTCATCATCATCAAAGAGATCTTCAAAATCTGTGGGAAGAACTGAGATACATTAGAACAGTGCACAGTGATATCTAGCCTAACCATCTGAACATAAAACGCATACAAACAGGTAATCAGAACGTTTCCCTATTTTATTCCTCTGGTCTGCTTCTCTTGCACATTTTCTTGTTGCTGGGTAGCCCCACCCCTAGCTATGTTCCACCTTGCCCCCCAGATCAAGATGGCTCCATTTGACACGTGTTCAGCTGCCTTCGTGTGCCACAGATGGAAACAGTGGATTTTAAAGCATGGAGCCATGCTGTGTTGGAGCCAATGAACTCCCATAAAGCCACTTTACAAGGCCATGAGCTACCTCTTCTTTATTCTTTAACAGCCCCTTTTCCAGGTTGTTCTGAGCCAGACCTTTCCTAAAGCACCTTTCCTACACTCCTGTAGTCGTGGTGAGTGAATGGAAACAAATTAAGAGAGTCTGAAGGCTATGCATGCTGTAGCGCTTAATACGCCGTTGCCAAGCACAAGCCTAAACAATCAACTTTGGCCGGATTGACGATGCATAATCAATAGTATGTAAAAGGGAGACAAACAAAGGGTGTCAGAAGGCAGTTCTTACACAGAGGCATCCAATAGTGGCTCCCAGCATCAGACTCTGTTCTAAAGCACCTTATTACATTCTCCAGTCAAATATCCAAGTctttaaaatatttgtttaataTCAAGGAAGCTGTATTACAGATTACTAGACTATGTAAATCGTGTGTTACAAACACACCTAAAACAGGGTAACTGTAAAATGTATATAAAATGACAATAGCAGACGGCATGCTTGAACAAAAATGATCTAAAAGTGAAACATCATGTTTAAAAACAGCTAAACTAACCTGACAAAGCTTTAAACATTGAATAACCTTTCTCCTCCTGCTACAGGAGGGTAgcagaaaaacacaaaaaagagaaacaaaTATTTCACAGAGTCAAGTCTGATATTAGTACATGTGATGCGAACCATTGAAGAAGTCTGAGTGTACTGCTTTCTCATTAGCAGCCAAATCCATCAACAGTCCAGTGCTGCCCCCTGCCTGTGAatacaggtacagatacagATTAAAAGATAAATAAAGGTGTCAGATTTTCTCAAATGGCCCTTTTAACCAGTTTTTGAAACCGGCAAGTCAAACTTCTGAAAACAAATAATAGGCCTAGCTGACTTAAATATTTATCTTGAGGTTTTTATGGACGTTACATTGTCTTGTCAGGATAAAGAAAGAAATGTGTTTAGCTGTCAAAATGAGCAAGGAACTAACCAAAATATTACTTCATATTTACATAGTAGAAACATATGAAAGTTGACATGAGATATCCACTAAACGTTGTAAATGTTACCCAAACAACCAACTCTAGCTGGCTAACGGCTAGCTAACGCTTTATCTAACGCCAGCGATGCTAGCTACCTAGCACACGTCCAACACACGCAGCCCTGAGCCACTAACCTCGTCCAGGTCCACATACGGCCCGGCTCCTTCGGGGAACATCTCGTCGACTGCTGGTTTCATAGTTTCGGAGCTCGTACTCGCAATCAGCAGTGAACGGTGTCGCTTTAACGGTTGTAACTAGGCAGCTTTCagtggtgttttgtgtttgcATCCAGCCGAGGACTTCCGGGATTGTAACGTTTAAATAGACTCGGCTGGACCCAGCGGCACTGTTGGAGAACAGGGCCGAGCAGCGCCTTCTCGCCATGAACTGTAGCTTCAACCAATCTTTAAATAAATTCACCCGAAGTTAGTTTCTTTatgttatttatataaatacacGAACAATGATTCCGTATGTTTAATGAGTACATTCTTGTGTATATGATTATTTCTTTATTATATGACTAGGTAAATGACTTACACAATCAAGCATTA
This window harbors:
- the cops9 gene encoding COP9 signalosome complex subunit 9, with amino-acid sequence MKPAVDEMFPEGAGPYVDLDEAGGSTGLLMDLAANEKAVHSDFFNDFEDLFDDDDIQ